In Bradyrhizobium lablabi, one DNA window encodes the following:
- a CDS encoding sulfurtransferase TusA family protein, translating into MTTTKLDLTGLKCPLPALKTRKALKGLKPGDRLEVHCTDPLAVIDIPNLIGETGDKVEITERTEQQIVFLIEKADGLSPVGAEPGLRNQGS; encoded by the coding sequence ATGACCACGACGAAACTCGATCTCACCGGCCTCAAATGTCCGCTGCCGGCATTGAAGACGCGCAAGGCGCTCAAGGGGCTAAAGCCGGGCGACAGGCTGGAGGTTCACTGCACCGATCCGTTGGCGGTGATCGATATCCCCAATCTGATCGGCGAGACCGGCGACAAGGTCGAGATAACCGAACGCACCGAGCAGCAAATCGTGTTCCTGATCGAAAAGGCGGACGGCTTGTCGCCCGTCGGCGCGGAACCCGGGCTTCGAAATCAGGGTAGTTAG
- the kdpA gene encoding potassium-transporting ATPase subunit KdpA yields MTAIGWTQIILYCAIIAALAKPLGWYMTRVFNGERTFLSPILRPVEAGLYWVGGVDERREQHWLTYTVAMLLFHVGGFLIIYGLMRLQAMLPFNPADQSAVAPDLSFNTAISFITNTNWQNYGGESTLSYLVQMLGLTHQNFLSAATGIALAVALIRGFSRSSMRTIGNFWVDVTRCTLYVLLPICVVYALFLVSQGMPQTLGAYVDATTLEGAKQTIAVGPVASQVAIKMLGTNGGGFFNANAAHPFENPTALSNFVQMISIFALGAALTNVFGRMVGNQRQGWAILAVMGVLFISGVTVTYWAEANGTTALHALGLTGGNMEGKEVRFGIVASSLFAVITTAASCGAVNAMHDSFTALGGMIPLINIQLGEIIVGGVGAGLYGMLIFVIVSIFVAGLMVGRTPEYVGKKIEAREVKMAMLAILVLPLMYLGWTAVAVVYPPAVASMANAGPHGFTEVLYAYTSQTGNNGSAFAGLTGNTLFYNVTGGMAMFVGRFFMIVPAMAMAGSLAGKKSIPPSAGTLPTTGGLFVGLVVGVILIIGGLTFFPALALGPIVEHLAMNANNLF; encoded by the coding sequence ATGACCGCCATCGGCTGGACTCAAATCATTCTGTACTGCGCCATCATCGCCGCACTGGCAAAACCGCTCGGCTGGTATATGACGCGGGTGTTCAACGGCGAGCGCACCTTCCTCTCGCCGATTCTGCGGCCGGTCGAGGCGGGGCTTTACTGGGTCGGCGGCGTCGACGAGAGGCGCGAGCAGCACTGGCTGACCTATACGGTCGCGATGCTGCTGTTCCATGTCGGCGGCTTTCTCATTATTTACGGGCTGATGCGGCTGCAGGCGATGTTACCGTTCAATCCGGCGGACCAATCCGCGGTCGCGCCGGATCTCTCTTTCAACACCGCGATCAGCTTCATCACCAACACCAACTGGCAGAACTACGGCGGCGAGAGCACGCTGTCCTATCTCGTTCAGATGCTGGGGCTGACGCACCAGAATTTCCTGTCGGCGGCGACAGGCATCGCGCTCGCGGTTGCGCTGATCCGCGGCTTCTCCCGTTCCTCGATGCGCACCATCGGCAATTTCTGGGTCGATGTGACGCGCTGCACGCTCTATGTGCTGCTGCCGATCTGCGTCGTCTACGCGCTGTTCCTGGTCTCGCAGGGCATGCCGCAGACGCTCGGTGCTTATGTCGACGCCACCACGCTGGAAGGCGCCAAGCAGACCATCGCGGTCGGTCCGGTCGCTTCCCAGGTCGCCATCAAGATGCTCGGCACCAATGGCGGCGGCTTCTTCAACGCCAACGCCGCCCATCCCTTTGAGAACCCGACGGCGCTGTCGAACTTCGTGCAGATGATCTCGATCTTCGCGCTCGGCGCGGCGCTGACCAACGTGTTCGGCCGCATGGTCGGCAACCAGCGCCAGGGCTGGGCAATCCTCGCCGTGATGGGCGTCTTGTTCATCTCGGGCGTCACCGTGACCTATTGGGCGGAGGCCAACGGCACCACCGCGCTCCATGCGCTGGGGCTGACCGGCGGCAACATGGAAGGCAAGGAAGTCCGCTTCGGCATCGTCGCCTCCTCGCTGTTCGCGGTCATCACCACGGCGGCGTCCTGCGGCGCGGTCAACGCCATGCATGATTCATTCACCGCGCTTGGCGGCATGATCCCGCTGATCAATATCCAGCTCGGCGAGATCATCGTCGGCGGCGTCGGCGCTGGCCTCTACGGCATGCTGATCTTTGTCATCGTCTCGATCTTTGTTGCCGGCCTGATGGTCGGCCGCACGCCGGAATATGTCGGCAAGAAGATCGAGGCGCGCGAGGTCAAAATGGCGATGCTCGCGATTCTGGTGTTGCCGCTGATGTATCTCGGCTGGACCGCGGTCGCCGTTGTCTATCCGCCCGCAGTTGCCTCGATGGCCAATGCAGGCCCACACGGCTTCACCGAGGTGCTCTATGCCTACACCTCGCAAACCGGCAACAACGGCTCGGCTTTCGCGGGCCTCACCGGGAACACCCTTTTCTACAACGTCACCGGTGGTATGGCGATGTTTGTCGGCCGCTTCTTCATGATCGTGCCGGCGATGGCGATGGCCGGTTCGCTCGCGGGAAAGAAGTCGATCCCGCCGTCAGCCGGCACGCTGCCGACCACCGGCGGCCTGTTCGTCGGCCTGGTGGTCGGCGTGATCCTGATCATCGGCGGGCTGACCTTCTTCCCGGCGCTGGCGTTAGGTCCGATCGTCGAGCACCTCGCGATGAACGCCAACAACCTGTTCTGA
- a CDS encoding molybdopterin molybdotransferase MoeA: MAQLSDDCFAFGGPMMSVDEAVGIIAARVTAVRDIETVALAEADGRILARDISASLPLPPFTNSAVDGYAVRSRDLPPGNEAAFPVTSRIQAGASAQEPATPGHATRIFTGAPMPDGADTVFMQEDVRIDEAGRVVLPPGLKPGANVRPAGEDIPAGHAALDAGRRLRPQDVALAAAFGLTHVDVVRRIRVAVFSTGNELVSPGDKRAAAQLFDSNRFMLSAMLKRLGCEVSDLGILRDDRASLAGSLKSVAAHHDLILTTGGVSTGEEDHVKAGVESVGTLVLWRMAIKPGRPVAMGIIGGTPFIGLPGNPVASFVTFVHVVRPTVLALAGAVHERLVPMPVRAAFTYKKKIARREYVRVNLRRAGDGVLEAIKFPREGAGLLSSLVDTDGLVELGETITLVQPGEMVGFLSYASLM, encoded by the coding sequence ATGGCGCAATTGTCCGACGATTGCTTTGCGTTCGGCGGGCCGATGATGTCGGTCGATGAAGCCGTCGGCATCATCGCCGCGCGGGTGACGGCGGTGCGCGATATCGAGACCGTTGCGCTTGCCGAGGCCGATGGGCGCATTCTCGCTCGCGACATTTCCGCATCGCTGCCGCTGCCGCCCTTCACCAATTCCGCCGTCGATGGCTATGCGGTGCGCAGCCGCGATCTGCCGCCTGGGAACGAAGCGGCGTTTCCCGTGACCTCGCGCATTCAGGCCGGCGCGTCGGCGCAGGAGCCGGCCACGCCAGGTCACGCCACGCGCATTTTCACCGGCGCGCCGATGCCGGATGGCGCCGACACGGTGTTCATGCAGGAGGATGTGCGCATCGATGAAGCCGGCAGGGTTGTTCTCCCTCCGGGGCTGAAACCCGGCGCCAATGTGCGCCCCGCCGGCGAGGATATTCCCGCCGGTCACGCCGCGCTTGATGCCGGCCGGCGGCTGCGGCCGCAGGACGTCGCGCTCGCGGCGGCGTTCGGCCTGACCCATGTCGATGTGGTGAGGCGCATCCGCGTCGCGGTGTTTTCGACCGGCAACGAACTGGTATCGCCCGGGGACAAGCGCGCGGCGGCGCAATTGTTCGATTCCAACCGCTTCATGCTATCGGCGATGCTCAAGCGCCTCGGTTGCGAGGTCAGCGATCTCGGTATTCTGCGCGATGATCGCGCCTCGCTGGCCGGCAGCCTGAAGAGCGTGGCGGCTCATCACGATCTGATCCTGACCACCGGCGGCGTTTCGACCGGCGAGGAGGATCACGTCAAGGCCGGTGTCGAAAGCGTCGGCACCCTGGTGCTGTGGCGCATGGCCATAAAACCCGGGCGTCCGGTGGCGATGGGGATTATCGGCGGCACGCCGTTCATCGGACTGCCGGGCAATCCGGTCGCGAGCTTTGTCACCTTCGTCCATGTGGTCCGGCCGACCGTGCTGGCGCTTGCGGGCGCGGTACACGAGAGGCTGGTGCCGATGCCGGTCCGCGCCGCTTTCACCTACAAGAAAAAAATCGCCCGCCGCGAATATGTCCGCGTCAATCTGCGTCGGGCGGGAGACGGCGTGCTCGAAGCGATAAAATTTCCGCGCGAGGGCGCAGGGCTGTTGTCGTCGCTGGTTGATACCGATGGATTGGTCGAACTCGGCGAGACAATCACGCTGGTGCAGCCCGGCGAGATGGTTGGATTTTTGTCGTATGCGAGTTTGATGTAG
- the fdhF gene encoding formate dehydrogenase subunit alpha, protein MTKIQFELDGKQVEAINGETIWQVAKRQGHEIPHLCYSPEPDYRPDGNCRACMVEIEGERVLAASCKRTPSVGMKVKSASARAVAAQKMVMELLVADQPARETSHDPESKFWHWAEKVEVTESRFPAAERWDGDASHPAMRVNLDACIQCGLCVRACREVQVNDVIGMAYRNHGSKIVFDFDDPMGESTCVACGECVQACPTGALMPAVMLDENQTRVTYADKKVDSLCPFCGVGCQVTYQVKDDKVIYAEGRDGPANHNRLCVKGRFGFDYIHHPHRLTKPLVRLPNAKKDANDQVDPANPFTHFREASWEEALDIAAKGLVKIRDEKGVKALAGFGSAKGSNEEAYLFQKLVRTGFGSNNVDHCTRLCHASSVAALMEGLNSGAVSAPFAAAMDAEVIIVIGANPTVNHPVAATFIKNAVKKGAKLIVMDPRGQSLSRHAYRNLAFKAGSDVAMLNAMINTIITEGLTDEQYIAGYTEGFEDLKARIGEFTPEKMEPICGIAAETIREVARLYARAKASIIFWGMGISQHVHGTDNARCLIALALITGQVGRPGTGLHPLRGQNNVQGASDAGLIPMFLPDYQPVGRTDLREPFEKLWHQQLDPVRGLTVVEIMNAIHAGEITGMYIEGENPAMSDPDLQHAREALAKLEHLVVQDLFVTETAFHADVILPASAFAEKSGTFTNTDRRVQLAREVIKPPGDARQDLWIIQEIAKRMGLPWNYSGPADVFTEMTEVMPSLQNITWERLVREGAVTYPVDDPAKPGNEIIFTTGFPTESGRGKIVPARVLPPDELPDDEYPMVLSTGRVLEHWHTGSMTRRSQVLDQIEPEAVAFMSPKDMRRLEVWPGDFVRLETRRGAVEVKVRSDRDVPENMVFMPFCYAEAAANLLTNPALDPFGKIPEFKFCAVRCERAEVRTAAE, encoded by the coding sequence ATGACGAAGATTCAGTTCGAACTTGACGGCAAGCAGGTCGAGGCCATCAACGGCGAGACCATCTGGCAGGTGGCAAAACGCCAGGGCCATGAAATTCCGCATCTGTGCTATTCGCCCGAACCGGACTACCGGCCCGACGGCAATTGCCGCGCCTGCATGGTGGAGATCGAAGGCGAACGCGTGCTGGCGGCCTCCTGCAAGCGGACGCCCAGCGTCGGCATGAAGGTGAAGTCGGCGAGCGCCCGCGCGGTCGCGGCGCAGAAGATGGTGATGGAGCTTTTGGTCGCCGACCAGCCGGCGCGCGAGACCTCCCACGATCCAGAGTCAAAATTCTGGCACTGGGCCGAAAAGGTCGAGGTCACCGAGAGCCGTTTTCCGGCCGCCGAGCGCTGGGATGGCGACGCCAGCCATCCGGCGATGCGCGTCAATCTCGACGCCTGCATCCAGTGCGGATTGTGCGTGCGCGCCTGCCGCGAGGTCCAGGTCAATGACGTCATCGGCATGGCTTATCGTAATCACGGTTCAAAAATCGTGTTCGATTTCGACGATCCGATGGGGGAATCGACCTGCGTTGCCTGCGGCGAATGCGTGCAGGCCTGCCCGACCGGCGCGCTGATGCCCGCGGTGATGCTCGATGAAAACCAGACCCGCGTCACCTATGCGGACAAGAAGGTCGATTCGCTATGCCCGTTCTGCGGCGTCGGCTGCCAGGTCACCTATCAGGTCAAGGACGACAAGGTGATCTATGCGGAAGGGCGCGATGGCCCGGCCAACCACAATCGGCTCTGCGTCAAGGGCCGTTTTGGGTTCGACTACATCCATCACCCGCATCGCCTGACAAAACCGCTGGTGCGGCTGCCGAATGCGAAGAAGGATGCGAACGACCAGGTCGATCCCGCCAATCCCTTCACGCATTTTCGTGAAGCGTCCTGGGAAGAAGCGCTCGACATCGCCGCCAAGGGCCTCGTCAAGATCCGCGACGAGAAGGGCGTGAAAGCGCTCGCCGGATTCGGCTCGGCGAAGGGCTCGAACGAAGAGGCGTATCTGTTCCAGAAGCTGGTGCGCACCGGTTTTGGCTCCAACAATGTCGATCACTGCACGCGGCTGTGCCACGCCTCTTCGGTGGCGGCGTTGATGGAAGGCCTGAATTCGGGCGCGGTGTCGGCGCCGTTTGCCGCCGCCATGGATGCCGAAGTCATCATCGTGATCGGCGCCAATCCAACGGTGAACCATCCGGTCGCCGCGACCTTCATCAAGAACGCAGTGAAAAAAGGCGCCAAGCTGATCGTGATGGATCCGCGCGGGCAGTCCCTGTCACGCCATGCCTACAGGAATCTGGCATTCAAGGCCGGCAGCGACGTTGCGATGTTGAACGCGATGATCAACACCATCATCACCGAAGGTTTGACCGACGAACAGTACATCGCCGGCTACACCGAAGGCTTTGAGGATCTCAAGGCGCGCATCGGGGAATTCACGCCGGAAAAAATGGAGCCGATCTGCGGCATTGCCGCGGAAACGATCCGCGAAGTGGCGCGGCTGTATGCGCGCGCCAAGGCCTCCATCATCTTCTGGGGCATGGGGATCAGCCAGCATGTGCACGGTACCGACAATGCGCGCTGCCTGATTGCGCTCGCGCTGATCACCGGCCAGGTCGGCCGTCCCGGCACCGGGCTGCATCCGCTGCGCGGCCAGAACAACGTGCAGGGCGCGTCCGACGCCGGCCTGATCCCGATGTTCCTGCCCGATTATCAGCCGGTCGGCCGTACCGACCTGCGCGAGCCCTTCGAAAAACTCTGGCATCAGCAGCTCGATCCGGTTCGCGGCCTCACCGTCGTTGAGATCATGAACGCGATACACGCCGGCGAGATCACCGGCATGTATATCGAGGGCGAGAATCCCGCGATGTCCGACCCCGATTTGCAGCACGCCCGCGAGGCTTTGGCAAAACTCGAGCATCTGGTGGTGCAGGATCTGTTCGTCACCGAAACCGCGTTTCATGCCGACGTGATCCTGCCGGCCTCGGCGTTTGCGGAGAAATCCGGCACCTTCACCAATACCGACCGCCGCGTGCAATTGGCGCGCGAGGTGATAAAACCGCCGGGCGATGCGCGGCAGGATCTCTGGATCATCCAGGAAATCGCAAAACGCATGGGGCTGCCCTGGAATTACAGCGGCCCGGCGGATGTGTTCACCGAGATGACAGAGGTGATGCCGTCGCTGCAAAATATCACCTGGGAGCGGCTGGTGCGCGAGGGCGCGGTGACCTATCCGGTCGACGACCCCGCAAAACCCGGCAACGAGATCATCTTCACCACGGGTTTTCCGACCGAGAGCGGTCGCGGCAAGATCGTGCCGGCGCGCGTGTTGCCGCCGGATGAATTGCCCGACGATGAATATCCGATGGTGCTCTCGACCGGGCGCGTGCTCGAACACTGGCACACCGGCTCGATGACGCGGCGCTCGCAGGTGCTCGACCAGATCGAGCCCGAGGCGGTGGCGTTCATGTCGCCCAAGGACATGCGGCGGCTGGAGGTGTGGCCGGGCGATTTCGTCCGGCTGGAGACGCGGCGCGGGGCGGTCGAAGTGAAAGTGCGCTCCGATCGTGACGTCCCGGAGAACATGGTGTTCATGCCGTTCTGCTACGCGGAGGCCGCCGCCAATCTATTGACCAACCCGGCGCTCGACCCGTTCGGCAAGATTCCCGAATTCAAGTTCTGCGCGGTCAGGTGCGAGCGCGCGGAGGTGCGTACCGCTGCGGAGTGA
- a CDS encoding NADH-ubiquinone oxidoreductase-F iron-sulfur binding region domain-containing protein yields the protein MSHDVQQVRSFEHPGEGRRRAKSTPKGRQVDPVAAEEIAHLLGDRPRRRDLLIEYLHLIQDKYHQISAAHLAALADEMKLAFAEVFETATFYAHFDVVKEGEADVPPLTIRVCDSLTCAMLGAEKLLGELQATAGPGIRVVRAPCVGRCDTAPAAEVGHNFVDHASVASVLAAAKAGDSHAHLPKYIDYDAYVAGGGYTLLKRLRSGELKKEELLKALDDASLRGLGGAGFPTGRKWRAVLGEPGPRLMAVNGDEGEPGTFKDRYYLETDPHRFLEGTLIGAHIVEAPEIYIYIRDEYPACREILEREIAKLPPGGPRLHMRRGAGAYICGEESSLLESIEGKRGLPRHKPPYPFQVGLFGLPTLINNIETLWWVRDIVEKGADWWKAQGRNERNGLRSYSVSGRVKNPGMKLAPAGVTVRELIEEFCGGMADGHTFHAYLPGGASGGILPASMDDIPLDFGTLEKYGCFIGSAAVIILSEQDSVKGAALNLMRFFEDESCGQCTPCRVGTQKAAILMEKPVWDRQLLDELSQAMRDASICGLGQAASNPLTSVIKYFPGEFVPKEAAE from the coding sequence ATGAGCCATGACGTTCAACAAGTCCGCTCCTTCGAGCATCCCGGCGAGGGACGGCGGCGGGCTAAATCGACGCCCAAGGGACGTCAGGTCGATCCGGTAGCCGCGGAAGAAATAGCGCATTTGCTTGGCGACCGGCCGCGGCGGCGCGATCTGTTGATCGAATATCTGCATCTCATCCAGGACAAATATCACCAGATCTCTGCAGCCCACCTCGCAGCGCTTGCCGACGAGATGAAGCTTGCGTTTGCGGAGGTGTTCGAGACCGCGACCTTCTACGCCCATTTCGACGTGGTGAAGGAGGGCGAGGCAGACGTTCCGCCGCTGACCATTCGCGTCTGCGATTCGCTCACCTGCGCCATGCTGGGCGCGGAAAAACTGCTCGGGGAATTGCAGGCGACCGCCGGCCCCGGCATCCGCGTGGTGCGCGCGCCCTGCGTCGGCCGCTGCGATACGGCGCCGGCCGCCGAGGTCGGTCACAATTTTGTCGATCACGCCAGCGTCGCAAGCGTGCTTGCGGCCGCAAAGGCCGGCGACAGCCATGCGCATCTTCCAAAATATATCGATTACGACGCCTATGTCGCCGGCGGCGGCTACACGCTGCTCAAACGCCTGCGCTCAGGCGAATTGAAAAAGGAAGAGCTGTTGAAGGCGCTCGACGATGCGTCCCTGCGGGGTCTCGGCGGCGCCGGCTTTCCGACGGGGCGAAAATGGCGCGCGGTGTTGGGTGAGCCCGGGCCGCGGCTGATGGCGGTCAACGGCGACGAGGGCGAGCCCGGCACCTTCAAGGATCGCTATTATCTGGAAACCGATCCGCATCGTTTCCTCGAGGGCACGCTGATCGGCGCGCATATCGTCGAAGCGCCCGAAATCTACATCTATATCCGGGACGAATATCCGGCCTGCCGCGAGATTCTGGAACGCGAGATCGCGAAACTGCCGCCAGGCGGCCCCAGGCTGCACATGCGGCGCGGCGCCGGCGCCTATATCTGCGGCGAAGAATCCTCGCTGCTCGAGAGCATCGAAGGCAAGCGCGGACTGCCGCGGCACAAGCCGCCATACCCGTTCCAGGTCGGGCTGTTCGGCTTGCCGACATTGATCAACAACATCGAGACGCTTTGGTGGGTGCGCGACATCGTCGAGAAGGGCGCGGATTGGTGGAAGGCCCAGGGCCGCAACGAGCGCAACGGCCTGCGCAGCTATTCGGTCTCCGGCCGCGTCAAAAATCCCGGCATGAAGCTGGCGCCGGCAGGCGTCACGGTGCGCGAATTGATCGAGGAGTTCTGCGGCGGCATGGCCGACGGCCACACCTTCCATGCGTATCTGCCGGGCGGCGCCTCGGGCGGCATCCTGCCGGCATCGATGGACGATATTCCGCTCGATTTCGGCACGCTGGAAAAATACGGCTGCTTTATTGGTTCGGCCGCGGTCATCATCCTGTCGGAACAGGACAGCGTGAAGGGCGCGGCGCTCAATCTCATGCGCTTCTTCGAGGATGAAAGCTGCGGCCAGTGCACGCCGTGCCGCGTCGGCACCCAGAAGGCGGCAATATTGATGGAAAAGCCGGTCTGGGACCGGCAATTGCTCGACGAATTGAGCCAGGCGATGCGCGATGCGTCGATCTGCGGTCTCGGCCAGGCCGCCTCAAATCCGCTAACGTCAGTGATAAAATATTTCCCGGGCGAGTTCGTGCCGAAGGAAGCTGCGGAATGA
- a CDS encoding OFA family MFS transporter translates to MATIQSAGTMSGGAEGILDREHTIAKAGFNRWLVPPAALCIHLCIGMAYGFSVFWLPLSRAIGLTAPKACPDMSLVQELFTTTCDWKVASMGWMYTLFFVFLGVSAAIWGGWLERAGPRKAGFVAALCWSGGLFLGAIGIITHQLWLMWLGSGVIGGIGLGLGYISPVSTLIKWFPDHRGMATGFAIAGFGGGAMIGAPLANLLINYYKTPTSVGVWETFATLGVIYLVFMMIGAFAYRVSPVGWRPDGWTPPEKTNAMISHYNVHLDDAHKTPQFWLIWGVLCLNVSAGIGVIGMASPMLQEIFAGKLIGLPNVGFNALTVEQKATIAGIAAGFAGLLSLFNIGGRVFWASLSDYIGRKNTYFCFFLLGIALYALAPTFADMGSKLLFVGAFCIILSMYGGGFATVPAYLADMFGTQFVGAIHGRLLTAWSTAGILGPFVVNYLREFQLAAGVPRDQLYNSTMYILCAMLIGGLICNYLVKPVDHKWHMSADEVARLQAASAKSEAAVQHGSFGIGKGGLDVRAALFWAFVGIPLAWGVYKTLEGAIKIF, encoded by the coding sequence ATGGCTACCATTCAAAGCGCCGGAACCATGTCCGGCGGCGCGGAGGGGATTCTCGACCGCGAGCACACCATTGCCAAGGCCGGCTTCAATCGCTGGCTGGTGCCGCCGGCGGCGCTTTGTATCCATCTGTGCATCGGCATGGCCTACGGCTTTTCCGTGTTCTGGCTGCCGCTGTCGCGCGCGATCGGGCTGACGGCGCCGAAAGCCTGCCCCGACATGTCGCTGGTGCAAGAGCTCTTCACCACCACCTGTGACTGGAAAGTGGCCAGCATGGGCTGGATGTACACGCTGTTCTTCGTGTTTCTCGGCGTCTCCGCCGCGATCTGGGGCGGCTGGCTGGAGCGGGCGGGCCCGCGCAAGGCTGGCTTCGTCGCCGCGCTGTGCTGGTCGGGCGGCCTGTTTCTCGGCGCGATCGGAATCATCACGCATCAACTGTGGCTGATGTGGCTTGGCTCCGGCGTCATCGGCGGCATTGGCCTCGGCCTCGGCTACATTTCCCCGGTTTCGACGCTGATCAAATGGTTCCCCGACCACCGCGGCATGGCGACCGGTTTTGCCATCGCAGGCTTCGGCGGCGGCGCCATGATCGGCGCGCCGCTGGCGAATTTGCTGATCAATTACTACAAGACTCCCACCTCGGTCGGTGTCTGGGAAACCTTCGCCACCTTGGGCGTGATCTACTTGGTCTTCATGATGATCGGCGCCTTCGCCTATCGCGTGTCGCCGGTCGGCTGGCGCCCCGACGGCTGGACTCCGCCCGAAAAAACCAACGCGATGATTTCGCATTACAACGTTCATCTCGACGATGCGCACAAGACGCCGCAGTTCTGGCTGATCTGGGGGGTGCTGTGCCTGAACGTGTCCGCCGGCATCGGCGTGATCGGCATGGCCTCGCCGATGTTGCAGGAGATCTTCGCCGGCAAATTGATTGGATTGCCAAACGTCGGCTTCAACGCGCTGACCGTCGAGCAGAAGGCAACCATCGCCGGGATCGCAGCCGGCTTTGCCGGCTTGCTGTCGCTGTTCAACATCGGCGGCCGGGTGTTCTGGGCGTCGCTGTCAGACTATATCGGCCGCAAGAACACCTATTTCTGCTTCTTCCTGCTCGGTATCGCGCTATATGCGCTGGCGCCGACATTCGCTGATATGGGCTCGAAACTGCTGTTTGTCGGTGCCTTCTGCATCATCCTGTCGATGTATGGCGGCGGCTTCGCCACCGTGCCGGCCTATCTCGCCGACATGTTCGGCACGCAGTTCGTGGGTGCCATTCACGGGCGCTTGCTCACCGCATGGTCGACGGCGGGGATCCTGGGTCCGTTTGTGGTGAACTACCTCCGCGAGTTCCAACTCGCGGCCGGCGTTCCGCGCGACCAGCTCTACAACAGCACGATGTACATCCTCTGCGCCATGCTGATCGGCGGCCTGATCTGCAACTACCTGGTCAAGCCGGTCGACCACAAATGGCACATGAGCGCCGACGAGGTCGCCAGGCTGCAGGCGGCGAGCGCCAAGAGCGAGGCTGCGGTGCAGCACGGCTCGTTCGGCATCGGCAAGGGTGGGCTGGACGTCAGGGCGGCGCTGTTCTGGGCGTTCGTCGGCATCCCGCTCGCCTGGGGCGTCTACAAGACGCTGGAAGGCGCGATCAAGATCTTCTGA
- a CDS encoding Crp/Fnr family transcriptional regulator translates to MTASNADLSTILNRILDAAADNLRIAKILTQMGLDPNNVTYDAIFNRLLEIFLHNITLANMFALVGAIFFVATLLTQTMVPLRVANMIGCAFFAAFGALTGTVTTFLLYLLLVPINAFRLRQMLVLIKKARSATQGDTSMEWLKPFMTERKYRKGDILMKKGDAANEMLLTVTGKFLVMEINVELPPGRLMGELGFLTPDNRRTATIECIEDGHVLTITYEKLLEIYFQNPQFGYYFLVLTSQRLLENIARLEGILAQNKLAQQAAAASGPN, encoded by the coding sequence ATGACGGCCAGCAATGCAGACCTGTCGACGATCCTCAATCGCATTCTCGACGCAGCAGCGGACAACCTCAGGATCGCAAAGATCCTGACCCAAATGGGTCTCGACCCCAACAACGTCACCTACGACGCCATCTTCAACCGCCTGCTGGAAATCTTTTTGCACAACATCACCCTCGCCAACATGTTTGCCCTGGTTGGCGCCATCTTCTTTGTCGCCACCTTGCTGACACAGACCATGGTGCCGCTGCGGGTCGCGAACATGATCGGTTGCGCTTTCTTCGCCGCCTTCGGCGCGCTCACCGGAACCGTCACGACCTTTCTCTTGTATCTCCTGCTGGTCCCCATCAATGCCTTTCGCCTCCGTCAAATGCTCGTTCTCATAAAGAAGGCGCGAAGCGCAACACAGGGCGACACGTCGATGGAATGGCTCAAGCCGTTCATGACCGAGCGGAAATATCGCAAGGGCGATATTTTGATGAAAAAAGGCGACGCCGCTAACGAAATGCTTCTGACCGTCACCGGAAAATTCCTGGTGATGGAAATCAACGTCGAACTCCCGCCGGGACGCCTGATGGGCGAACTTGGCTTTCTTACCCCCGATAACCGGCGCACCGCGACGATCGAATGCATCGAGGATGGGCATGTGCTGACCATCACCTATGAGAAGCTGCTCGAGATCTACTTCCAGAACCCGCAATTCGGCTATTACTTCCTGGTGCTGACCAGCCAGCGCCTATTGGAAAATATCGCGCGGCTCGAAGGCATCCTCGCCCAGAACAAGCTCGCCCAGCAGGCTGCGGCCGCGAGCGGCCCGAACTGA
- a CDS encoding K(+)-transporting ATPase subunit F, translating into MIFDYSLAGLVSLGLLFYLTYALLRPERF; encoded by the coding sequence ATGATCTTCGATTATTCCCTCGCCGGTCTCGTCTCGCTCGGACTGCTGTTTTACCTGACCTACGCTCTGCTGCGCCCCGAGCGGTTCTGA